Genomic window (Streptomyces sp. SLBN-31):
GATGCATGTGCGCTGCCCGGACGGGCTGGGGGAGGAGGGCTACCGGCAGGTCCTGGAGCAGCTGGCGGAGCTCTCCCCGGTGGTGCGGGCGCTCCCGCCCGGTGCGGCGCTGGTGGAGCTGAAGGGCGCCCTGCGCTACCACGGCGCGGACGCGCGCCGCCTGGGGGAGATCCTGCGCGTGCGCACGCTCTCGCGCCTCGGCATCGACCTCCGGATCGGCATCGGCCCCACGATCACCGTGGCCGCCACCGCCTCCGCCCGGGCACCCGGGCCCGGCGGCGTCCTCGCCGTCGCCCCGGACCAGGTCACCTCCTGGCTGGGCCCGCTGCCGGTCGGTGCACTGCACGGCATCGGCTCGCGTCAGGCCGACGTGTTGCGTGACTACGGCATCCACAGTGTGGGCCTGCTCGCCGCCGTCGAGCCCGCCACCGTGCAGCGTCTGCTGGGCGGGAAGGCCGGCCGGACGGCGTCGGACCGGGCCCGCGGCATCGACCCGCGGCCCGTCGTGCCCCGCGAACTGCCCACCACGGCGGCAGTGAGCCGCGCCTTCGACCGCCATGTGCTGGACGGCGCCGACGTCCGCGCCGCTCTGCTGGAACTGGTCGTGCGGCTCGGTCTGCTGCTGCGCCGGCGCGACCAGGCCGCCCGAGCCGTGACGCTCACCCTGCGCTTCGCCGGCGGCGGCCGCTGGGAGCGGACCCGCCGCCTCGCGGAGCCGTCCGCGCACGACGACGACCTGCGGCTGCTCGCCTACCGGCTGATGGATGCGGCCGGTCTCCAGCGCGGACGGCTGACCGGGCTCGCCCTCAAGGGTGAGGACCTCGTGGACGCCGATCAGGTCGCTACGCAGATCAGCCTCGATGACGCTCGCGAAGCCCGCTTGGTCGCCGAGGAGGCCGTCGACCGGGTGCGGGAGAAGTACGGGCCCGACGTCATCGGCCCGGCCGCGCTCTTCCGCCACGCCTCCTGACGACACCGCTCCGCCGGTGGTGCCACCGGTAACCCGTCCGGCCCGCCCAGTTGACCGCCCATCCGGGAAACCCCAGCTCACACCGGGTTTCCCGGCCGCCCCCGGGACGGGCAACAGGAAACCCGTCGACCCCGGCAGTGGCCCGGGACAGGCTGATCCCCGTCAGCTCGAAGCACGGCCTGCGACGACGCAGGAGACCCACTAGGGGGAAACATGCGCAAGATGTTGAGCGCCGCCGCCGCGTTCGCGACCGCGGCCACGGCAGTGGTGGCGATGAGCGGCGCCGCCCAGGCCGCGCCCGCCGACGACTCGTGGGACGGATGCCCGTACGGCGCGGTCTGCATCTACGGCCAGGGAGTGGAACCGACCGACAACCCGCACCCGACCAACGTGTACTACAGCTACGGCGCCCACAACCTGAGCAACCAGTTCGGCAACCACTGGGTCTACAACAACCAGTACGGCGGCGCCTCCATGAGCCTGTGCAAGGGCTACAACGGCACGAACTGCGGCACGCCGATCCCCGAGGGGTACGCCGTCTACGCCGACCTCGGGCCCATCAACTCCATCACCCTCAACCGCCCGTAGCGCGCCCGCGCGCCCTTTGCCACGGGGGAGCGACCGCCGGGACCGGCCCCACACCGGTCCCGGCGGTCCCGTTTTTCGCCACTCCGGGTGAAAGGCTTGGTTCCGTGTCCGACCCCCGCAGTAATCTGGGCATCCGCCGTCTCACGATCCGGGCAGGCCAGTGCCTAGGGGGACGCCTTGGGGGACCAGGAACACGTACACGCGGGCGTCGACCGGACCGACCAGCCGGAAAACCCCGCACAGGCCACACCGTCGTTTCCCGCGCAGCTGAGACGGTTGCGCAGGGAGCGCGGTCTGTCGCTGGCGGACCTCGCGCGCCAGACCCACTACAGCAAGGGCTATCTCAGCAAGATCGAGACCGGCGTCAAGCGGGCGACCGTCGACGTCGCCCGCCAGTGCGACCACATCCTGCGCGCCGAGGGCGAGTTGCTCCGGCTGGTACGGGAGAACGCCCCGGTGGAGCGCGGCGGCGGACCGGCCGCCGACACCGGTGCGCCCGCCTGCCCGTACCGCGGCCTGGCGGCGTTCACCCCCCAGGACGCGGCTCGCTTCTTCGGCCGGGAGCGGGCCACCGCCGCGCTGGTCGAGCGGGTCTTCCAACGCGTCGGCGGTGGGCCGCTGTTGGTGGTCGCCCCGTCCGGCGCCGGTAAGTCCTCCCTGCTGAACGCCGGTCTCGTCCCGGCACTGCGGCGCCCCGGCGGCTTTCCCATGCCCGGCGCCGACCGCTGGCCCGTCGTCGCCCTCACACCCACCGCGCACCCGCTCGACGAACTCCTCGAACGGGCCACGAAGGTCCTCGGCAGCGACCTCGACCTCACCGCGGCCCAGGTGGCCGACCGCCCCGAGGCCCTGCTGGAGGCCGTCCGCGCCCGCTCCGACGACGCCCCGCCGGGCCCCGACGGCCGCCGCCCGCCCCCGGTGCGGCCCGTACTCCTGGTCGACCAGTTCGAGGAACTGTTCACCCTCTGCTCCGACGAGAACGAGAGACGGACCTTCGTCCGGGTCCTGCGCGCGGTGTCCACCTGCCCGGACCCGGCGGTCGTCGTGCTCGGCGTCCGCGCCGACTTCTCCGGACGCTGCCTCGAACTCCCCGAACTCGCACCCCTCTTCGGCGAGGGACTGTTCGTCCTGCTCCCCATGTCCGTCGCGGAACTGCGGGAGTCCATCACCCGGCCCGCCGAACTCGCCGGCGTCACCCTCGAACCCGGCCTGGTCCCCCTCCTCCTGCGCGACGCGGGCCTGCGCGACGAACCGGCCGGCGCGAGCGGCGCCACCACACCCGACGACACCCCGCCCGGCGCGCTGCCCCTCATCTCGCACGCCCTCCTCGCCACCTGGCAGCAGCGCGAGGACACCACCCTCACGGTGGCCGGCTACGAGCGCACCGGCGGCATCCAGGGCGCCGTCGCCCGCACCGCCGAGACCGTGTTCGCCCAGCTGTACCCGGCCGAACAGAAGTCGATCCGGCGCATCCTGTCCCGGCTCGTCCACGTGTCCGACGACGGGACCGTCGCCACCCGGCGCCGCACCGGCCGCAGCGCCCTCATGGAAGAACTCGGCGACGCCGACGCCGCCTCGGCCGCCCTCGACGCGTTCGTCCGGGCCCGGTTGATCACCGTGGACCGGGACACCGTCGAGATCACCCATGAGGCCCTGCTGCACGCCTGGCCCCGGCTGCGCGACTGGATCCACGCCGACCGGGCCGGACTCCTCATCCACCAGCAACTCGCCCACGCCGCCGCCGAATGGGAGCGCGAGCACCGCGACCCCTCCGCGCTCTACCGCGGCACCCGGCTCGACACCGTCCGCTCCTGGGCCGACGACCTCGACACCCGCGGCCGTCTCGGCCCCCGCGAAGAGGCCTTCCTTCTGGCCAGCCAGGCCGAGGAGGACCTCCACCAACTCATGACGAGACGTCAGACACGCCTGAAACAGGGTCTGCTCGTCGTCCTGGCCGTGCTGCTCGGCCTCGCCGTGACCGCGGGCGGCCTCGCCTACCAGCAGCGTTCCGCCGCTCTCGACCAGGAACGCGTCGCCCGGTCCCAGGCCCTCGCCGTGCAGTCCACCTCCCTGGCCGGCGGCCAGCCCGAGGCCTCCATGCTGCTCGCCGAGGAGGCCTACCGCGCCGCCGCCACCCCCGAGGCGCGCGGCGCCCTGCTGAGCACCCAGGCCCAGGCGTTCTCCGCCCGCCTCGTCGGCCACCACGGGCCCGTCAACGCGGTCGCCTTCGCTCCCGACGGCCGGCTCCTCGCAACGGCCGAGGCGTACGGCACCGTACAGCTGCGCCGGACCGCAGACCACCGGACCACCGCCACCCTCACCCTCCCCGGACGCGTCCGCTCGGTGGCTTTCAGCCCCGACGGACGCACGCTCGCGGCGACCTCCACGGACGGGCCGGTACGGATCTGGGACACCGCCGACCACCGGCTGCGGGCCCTGCTGCCCGCGGCCACCCACGGCGCCCACGCACTCGCCTTCGACCCCCGCGGCCGTACCCTTGCCGTCGCGGCCGACGACGGATCGATCCAGTTGTGGGACGTGGGCGGCGACCGCCCCACCCCGGTACGGCTCGTCGGCCACACCGGCCGCGTCGACTCGCTCGCCTACGCTCGGGACGGGCGGACCCTGGCCTCGGGCGGCTCCGACCGGACCGTACGGCTGTGGGACACCGACCGGGCCCGCCAACTGGCCGTCCTCAGGGGGCACACCGACGAAGTGCTCGGGGTGGCCTTCGCCCCGGACGGGCGCAGCGTGGCCTCCGGCGGCGTCGACCGGACCGTACGGCTGTGGGACGTGGTCACGCACCGGGCCACGGCGAAGCTCGCCGGACACAGCGACGACGTCAACGCCGTCGCCTACACGCCGGACGGCACCACGGTCGTCAGCGCGGGCGGCGACGGCACGACCCGCCTGTGGGACGTCCACACCGGCCGGCCGGCCGCGATCCTCGCGGGCCACACCGACTACGTGATGTCAGTCGCCGTGAACTCCACCGGGTGGACGCTCGCCACCGGAGGGTTCGACCAGTCCGTGGTGCTGTGGGACCTGCGCGGCCCGGTGCTGACGGCGCGTCCGTTCACTGAGGTCTCGCAGGCCGCGTACAGCCCGGACGGAAAACTGCTGGCCACCGCTGACGCGGACCACACCGTACGGCTGTGGGACGTGGCCCGGCACCGGATCGTGCGGACCTTCACGGGCCACCGCGAGAGCGTGTTCTCGGTGGCGTTCGCGCCGGACGGCCGCACCCTGGCGTCGGCGGGCTCGGACGGCACCGTCCGGCTGTGGGACATCCCCTCGCACCGCGCGCTCGTCACCCTCACCGGCCACACCGGGGACGTGTTCTCGGTGGCGTTCGCCCCGGACGGCCGCACCCTCGCCTCGGCCGGCGCCGACCGCACGGTCCGCCTGTGGGACGTCGCGACCCACCGTCAACTCGCCGTCCTGACCGGGCATGTGGACTACGCCAACGATGTCGCGTTCAGTCCGGACGGCCGCACCCTGGCCAGCGCGGGCGACGATCTGACGGTACGGCTGTGGGACACGGCCGGCCACCGCCTGCTCGCCACCCTCACCGGGCACACCGGCGCCGTACGCGGCGTCGCCTTCAGCCCCGACGGGGCGACCCTCGCGAGCAGCGGCAACGACGGCACGGTCCGCCTGTGGGACGTCCGCCACCGTCGCCTCGAGGCCTCCCTGACCGGCCACACCGGCTCGGTCCGCGGCATCGCCTTCTCCCCGGACGGCCGCCTGATCGCAAGCAGCGGCAGCGACCGTACGGTTCGGCTCTGGGACGTGCCCGGACGGCGGCCCTGGGCCACGCTCACCGGGCACACGAACGCGGTGTGGGGCGTCGCGTTCACCCCGGACGGGCGGACGGTGGCCAGCAGCAGCAACGACGGGACCGTACGCCTGTGGGACCTGGACCTCGGCGCCCGGCTCACCAGGATCTGCCGACTGCGCCGGGCGATCGGTCCACGGGAGCGCAAGGCGCTGATGCCGGGACTGCCCGTGTCCCTCACTCCCGGGTGCGCGCGGCCCTGACGGCGGGCGGCCGGCCGGATCGCACTGGTGGCGGGGGGTTTCCCAAGGGTTTCCCGTTGCCTCTCGGCGTGGGGTGACGCCGGGTGCTCGACCCACCGAGGCCCGGTCGGCAGGCTGATGCACGACCATTCACGCAGCACAGAAAACGGGGGTCCCGGCATGCTCCGGCGGACCGGAATCATCGGCACACTCATCGGGCTACTGGCCCTCCTCCTCTGGGCGCCCGCGGCAGTCGCCGCGCCCGCCGCGTCCACCGCCCCGGCGGCAAGCGGATGCGGAGTCCTCGCGTCCGGCGGCTCCGCGGCCGCCGAGCGCGCGATCGCCGCCGCCTGCGCCCAAGTCGACGCGGGCACCTGGTACACGTGGGGCGGCGGCCACGGCGCCCAGCCCGGCGCCACCTACGGCCAGGTCGACCCCATCGACCCGGCCAGCGAACACGACCCCGAGCGGCTGGGCTTCGACTGCTCGGGCCTGGTGCGGTACGCCTACGCACAGGCCGCAGGCTCCGACATCCTCAACGGCGACGCCAGCCAGCAGTACTACACGGTCCGCGCCGCCGCCCGCTTCACCGCCGACCAGGGCACCGCCCCGCTGCTCCCCGGCGATCTGCTGGCCTACGGGACCTCGGCGGACCTGCACCACATCGCGATCTACCTCGGCGCCGGCAAGATGGTCGAGGCGAAGCAGTCCGGTACGCATCTGATGGTCAGTGACGTCCGCCTGGGCGGCGACTACTTCGGGGCCCTCCGCGTCAACACCGGCGCGGTCACCGGGCATGTCTTCAAGACCTGGGGCACCGGAGTGTGGACGAAGAAGGCACCCTCCGTCGGCGCCGGCCGCGTCTACGCCTTCCCCGGTCCGACCATCATCCGGGTCGAGTGCCAGAAGCACGCCGAGGTCGTCACATCCGACGGCTACACCAACGACGCCTGGGCCTATCTGCCCGACTACAAGGCCTGGATGACGAACATCTACATCCAGGGCCCGGCCTGGCTGGACGGCGTACCCACCTGCACCTGAGCCCACCACCCGGGCTCCCCTCGCCCACGGCGACCGCCGACGAGCGAGGGGAGCCCGCCGTGCGATCCTGCCCGGATGAATGATCTCGGTGACGCGCACATGCGTATATGGACCCTGCGTATTACGGCCCTGCTCGCGGCAGACGCTCAGGACCAGCTTGCCTGGCTGGGCGAGCGGCAATGGGACACGGAGTCCGTCGTGGAAGAGCTGGAACTCCTCTGCCGCGTCTCCGAGGGGCTTGCGGAGCGCGGATTCTTCGAATCCCGGAATCTGCCCGATCTCCGGGCCATCGGCCGCTGCCTCACCGAGATCGACACCGCGCGTGGCGCCGACTTGTGGAACGAGGCCCTGATCACCGACCCGGCGTGGTCCGAAATACGCATGTATGCCCGCCAGTTCCTCCTCGCGACGCTGGGCGGCTGGCACCAGCCACTGCCGCGCCGCCCAATGAAATAGCTTGCGGATTTCGGGTCCTGAATCGATCCCGAATCTGTCCTCAATTAGTCCGGGCATAAACGGGGTTTGACCCGATAACCGGCTCAATTTAATGTGACGCCATGGATATTGGTCGATGGAATCCGAACATTCACTACTATCCCGTTGTTCTCGGCTTCGTGCCCGGGAACTGTCGCGAGGCGCTGGACGTGGGGTGCGGGGACGGAACACTCGCCCGTCTGCTGGCTTCGAGGTCCGGCCGGGTCACCGGGATCGATCTCTCCGCGGAGATGGTCGAGTCGGCTCGGGAGAAGAGCGAAGGGGTCGAGAACGCCCGGTTCCTGGAGGCGGACTTCCTCGAAGCAGGTGGCCGTGAGCTTCCGCTGGGCCACTACGACCTGATCACCATGGTGGCCGTCGCTCACCACCTTGGCACCGAACGCGCGTTGGCCCGGTCGGCCGAGCTGCTGGCCCCCGGCGGGAGATTGGCCGTCATCGGACTCGCCGGCCCCGGATCCGTCGTCGATCTACTCCACCTGGCCGCGGCGGTCCCCTCGGTGAAACTGCTGAGCCGGCGCAGGGGAGGCAGCACCGCACCGGCGAAGATGCCCGTGGCGGACCCGGACACCACGTTCGCTGAAGCACGCGAGATCGCCCACCGTGTGCTGCCGGGCAGCCAGTTCCGGCGCCGCCTGCTGTGGCGCTACACCTTGCTGTGGGAGAAGCCCCGCGACGGTCGCGGCTGAGCCTTGAGTGTCAGTGCCGTGCGCTTCACTGTCCGCCATGGAGCTCACGCAATCGACCGTCAACGACCTTCTGGCGCAACTCGGCCCGGGAGGCGGACACATGTACCTGCCCCTCGACCTGGACCCGCAGCATGTGACCGACCTGCTCTGCGACAGGTACGGCGCACCGCGCACCCTCGTCCTCGACGGCGTCACCGATCCGACGGTCGACGACTCCAAAGGCGCCGCTCTGCTCGGGGCATTCGAGGACCGGGCCGTGACGATACGAGCGTGGGCGTACGGGGATCAGTGGGTGGGCACGGGCACGACGCATGACGCCGAAGGGATCGAAAGGCCGGTGCTCGTGGTCGCGCCCAGGGAAGTGCCCGAGCCTCCGCGAGTCGTTGAGGACGAGGGCGAGGACGTCGACTGGGTGGTGCGGCTCGAACAGATCACCGGGTGGACGCAGCCCGCTCGGCGGCCGGACGTGGACTGGACGGAGACGGAGTCGCGCCTGGGCACCGCGCTGCCGAGCGACTACAAGCGCATGGTCGAGACGTTCGGAGAGGGTGCCTTCGACGGATTCCTGGGCCTGAACCAGGAGCCCTGGACAGGTCTCAGCCGGGACGGCCTGCTCATCTGGGCGGGCACGGAGCACGAGAACCTGCACTGCTGGAAGGCCGACGGCGACGACCCCGATCGCTGGACCGTCGTCGTCCGGTCCTTCGACGGTGAGGACGTCGCCTTCGACTGCCGGGCCGCGGAGTTCGTATGCCGGGTCCTGACCGACCCGCACCACCCGTTCACGATGGCCCACTACTTCGACACGCACTGGTTCATGAACTACCGGTCGAGCGACTGAACCACCCTTTGCAGGAAGGGAATTCACCTGTCCCGCACCCCCGGTAACGGATCGGGACCGCGTCGGGAACCCGCTCCGGCACTCTCAAGTCATCGGAAGGCGGGGGCCGATGGGGAACCGTCCGAAGGACAGGGAGACCGGGGTGACCAGGATCGTACTGATGTCGGGCAGTCTGCGGCGCGGCTCGGTGAACAGCACCGCAGTCGCGACGATCGGCCGGCTGCTCGCGCGGCGGGGCGCACAGGTGCACACGCCGCTGCTGGATCTGCGGACTCTGCCGTACTACGACCAGGACCTCGACGCGGCCGACGGCCCGGCCACCGTGGCCCGGGCGCGGCGGCTGCTCGGATCGGCGGACGCCCTGGTGATCAGCACCCCCTCCTACAACGGAGGCGCTCCAGGTGTCCTGAAGAACGCCCTGGACTGGCTCTCCCGCCCCTGGGGCGACAGCGCCCTGACGGGATTGCCGACGGCGCTGATGAGCGCCTCACCCGGGCCCCGCGGGGCGGCGGACGCCCAGCCGGGACTGCGGGTGAACCTCGAACGCTCCGGAGCGGTCCTCATCGACCACCGGCCCCTCGCGCTCGGCGACGCGGAAGCCCTGCCGCGTACGGACCAGGGGTTCACCGATCCGTCGGTCCTAGCCCTGCTGGAGGAACTGGCCGACTCCGTATGGGCGGCCCGGCGCGGCGCGGCCGACGCCGAGGTGATCCGCCCGCCGGCCGGTGACGGTGGGCTGCACCCCGCGGCCGTCGCCTGAGACCTGCCGGTCCCGGCGCGGCGCCGTGACGCGCCGCGTCCCTCACAGACTTGCCCCCTGCGTGGTGCCCACAAGGTACGCGTCGGTGGCAGGAACGCCCGTCCGGCCATGGACGGCACTTCGCTTCGGCACCACGCCACGTGGAGCCCGGATCCAGGAAAGGGGGTGCCCCTCATGACGAAGCTCGTCCGCCGCGTGACCCGCGCCGCCATCTGAGGCGCCCTGTCAGTTCCCTTGCCACGAGGTAAGAATGCGAAGGAGGTGCAGTCCCATGACGAAGCTCGTCCGCCGCGTGACCC
Coding sequences:
- a CDS encoding helix-turn-helix domain-containing protein, with amino-acid sequence MGDQEHVHAGVDRTDQPENPAQATPSFPAQLRRLRRERGLSLADLARQTHYSKGYLSKIETGVKRATVDVARQCDHILRAEGELLRLVRENAPVERGGGPAADTGAPACPYRGLAAFTPQDAARFFGRERATAALVERVFQRVGGGPLLVVAPSGAGKSSLLNAGLVPALRRPGGFPMPGADRWPVVALTPTAHPLDELLERATKVLGSDLDLTAAQVADRPEALLEAVRARSDDAPPGPDGRRPPPVRPVLLVDQFEELFTLCSDENERRTFVRVLRAVSTCPDPAVVVLGVRADFSGRCLELPELAPLFGEGLFVLLPMSVAELRESITRPAELAGVTLEPGLVPLLLRDAGLRDEPAGASGATTPDDTPPGALPLISHALLATWQQREDTTLTVAGYERTGGIQGAVARTAETVFAQLYPAEQKSIRRILSRLVHVSDDGTVATRRRTGRSALMEELGDADAASAALDAFVRARLITVDRDTVEITHEALLHAWPRLRDWIHADRAGLLIHQQLAHAAAEWEREHRDPSALYRGTRLDTVRSWADDLDTRGRLGPREEAFLLASQAEEDLHQLMTRRQTRLKQGLLVVLAVLLGLAVTAGGLAYQQRSAALDQERVARSQALAVQSTSLAGGQPEASMLLAEEAYRAAATPEARGALLSTQAQAFSARLVGHHGPVNAVAFAPDGRLLATAEAYGTVQLRRTADHRTTATLTLPGRVRSVAFSPDGRTLAATSTDGPVRIWDTADHRLRALLPAATHGAHALAFDPRGRTLAVAADDGSIQLWDVGGDRPTPVRLVGHTGRVDSLAYARDGRTLASGGSDRTVRLWDTDRARQLAVLRGHTDEVLGVAFAPDGRSVASGGVDRTVRLWDVVTHRATAKLAGHSDDVNAVAYTPDGTTVVSAGGDGTTRLWDVHTGRPAAILAGHTDYVMSVAVNSTGWTLATGGFDQSVVLWDLRGPVLTARPFTEVSQAAYSPDGKLLATADADHTVRLWDVARHRIVRTFTGHRESVFSVAFAPDGRTLASAGSDGTVRLWDIPSHRALVTLTGHTGDVFSVAFAPDGRTLASAGADRTVRLWDVATHRQLAVLTGHVDYANDVAFSPDGRTLASAGDDLTVRLWDTAGHRLLATLTGHTGAVRGVAFSPDGATLASSGNDGTVRLWDVRHRRLEASLTGHTGSVRGIAFSPDGRLIASSGSDRTVRLWDVPGRRPWATLTGHTNAVWGVAFTPDGRTVASSSNDGTVRLWDLDLGARLTRICRLRRAIGPRERKALMPGLPVSLTPGCARP
- a CDS encoding NlpC/P60 family protein, encoding MLRRTGIIGTLIGLLALLLWAPAAVAAPAASTAPAASGCGVLASGGSAAAERAIAAACAQVDAGTWYTWGGGHGAQPGATYGQVDPIDPASEHDPERLGFDCSGLVRYAYAQAAGSDILNGDASQQYYTVRAAARFTADQGTAPLLPGDLLAYGTSADLHHIAIYLGAGKMVEAKQSGTHLMVSDVRLGGDYFGALRVNTGAVTGHVFKTWGTGVWTKKAPSVGAGRVYAFPGPTIIRVECQKHAEVVTSDGYTNDAWAYLPDYKAWMTNIYIQGPAWLDGVPTCT
- a CDS encoding bifunctional 2-polyprenyl-6-hydroxyphenol methylase/3-demethylubiquinol 3-O-methyltransferase UbiG, producing the protein MPGNCREALDVGCGDGTLARLLASRSGRVTGIDLSAEMVESAREKSEGVENARFLEADFLEAGGRELPLGHYDLITMVAVAHHLGTERALARSAELLAPGGRLAVIGLAGPGSVVDLLHLAAAVPSVKLLSRRRGGSTAPAKMPVADPDTTFAEAREIAHRVLPGSQFRRRLLWRYTLLWEKPRDGRG
- a CDS encoding SMI1/KNR4 family protein, with product MELTQSTVNDLLAQLGPGGGHMYLPLDLDPQHVTDLLCDRYGAPRTLVLDGVTDPTVDDSKGAALLGAFEDRAVTIRAWAYGDQWVGTGTTHDAEGIERPVLVVAPREVPEPPRVVEDEGEDVDWVVRLEQITGWTQPARRPDVDWTETESRLGTALPSDYKRMVETFGEGAFDGFLGLNQEPWTGLSRDGLLIWAGTEHENLHCWKADGDDPDRWTVVVRSFDGEDVAFDCRAAEFVCRVLTDPHHPFTMAHYFDTHWFMNYRSSD
- a CDS encoding NADPH-dependent FMN reductase — translated: MTRIVLMSGSLRRGSVNSTAVATIGRLLARRGAQVHTPLLDLRTLPYYDQDLDAADGPATVARARRLLGSADALVISTPSYNGGAPGVLKNALDWLSRPWGDSALTGLPTALMSASPGPRGAADAQPGLRVNLERSGAVLIDHRPLALGDAEALPRTDQGFTDPSVLALLEELADSVWAARRGAADAEVIRPPAGDGGLHPAAVA